Proteins from one Palaemon carinicauda isolate YSFRI2023 chromosome 26, ASM3689809v2, whole genome shotgun sequence genomic window:
- the LOC137619458 gene encoding uncharacterized protein produces the protein MVFKEQEDAGIIERMENLDQFKKEHPESSFMPFMGIFKPDPETKKCRVVFLSNFSDKGSMNHNQTMHAGPTLNQKLSTSIINLRFGSKLCCFDIKKAFNNISLEEVDQNHLRFLWFRNLEEGDFSIIGYKNSRLPFGLRCSPALLMLGLYKVLILDSTNDSFPLMKLKRTIFHLSYMDNCAFTAEMSECLLWMYTMLEDIFSSYKFSLQQFLSNDMSLQKEIDKIQETEIPTKSKLLGLEWDRMSDTLSTKPIQLDINSSTKRQVLSTIASQFDLLNFNGPILNRARLFLHRLQCRPELDWDEKLTAPLINEWKNICKQANSAPSIEFPRNFGARTDKYKLVGFAYSNKVLFGTAVYLYNIIHNKLEITSSCINC, from the coding sequence ATGGTATTTAAAGAACAAGAAGATGCTGGTataattgagagaatggaaaatcttGATCAATTCAAGAAGGAGCATCCAGAGTCCAGTTTCAtgccttttatgggcatttttaagCCTGATCCTGAGACCAAAAAATGTAGGGTTGTGTTCCTATCCAATTTCAGTGACAAAGGAAGTATGAATCACAATCAAACTATGCATGCAGGTCCAACATTAAATCAGAAACTCTCCACTTCCATTATCAATTTGAGGTTCGGAAGCAAACTATGTTGCTTTGATATAAAGAAGGCATTCAACAATATAAGTCTTGAGGAAGTCGACCAAAATCACCTTCGTTTTTTGTGGTTTAGAAATCTTGAAGAGGGCgatttttcaattattggctaTAAGAATAGTAGACTTCCTTTTGGACTTAGATGCTCACCTGCATTATTAATGCTTGGATTATACAAGGTATTGATACTGGATTCTACGAATGATTCTTTTCCATTGATGAAACTCAAGAGAACCATTTTTCATTTGtcttatatggacaactgtgcatTTACAGCAGAAATGTCTGAGTGTTTGTTGTGGATGTATACaatgttggaggatattttcaGTTCATATAAGTTTTCACTTCAGCAGTTTTTGTCAAATGACATGTCATTACAGAAAGAAATTGACAAAATTCAGGAAACAGAGATTCCGACAAAAAGCAAACTGCTGGGACTTGAGTGGGATCGAATGAGTGATACATTGTCTACAAAACCCATACAACTGGatataaattcatcaacaaaaagacaagttttatctactatagcttcacagttcgatcttcttaatttcaatggacctatacTGAATCGAGCCAGATTGTTTCTTCATAGATTGCAGTGTAGACCAGAACTAGATTGGGATGAAAAGCTTACTGCTCCTTTGATCAATGAATGGAAGAATATCTGCAAGCAGGCCAATTCTGCACCTTCTATAGAGTTCCCACGGAATTTTGGTGCTCGTACTGACAAATATAAATTGGTTGGGTTTGCTTATAGTAATAAGGTTCTGTTTGGCACTGCAGTGTATCTGTATAACATAATCCACAACAAGCTTGAAATTACAAGCTCTTGCATTAACTGTTGA